The proteins below come from a single Cryptococcus gattii WM276 chromosome D, complete sequence genomic window:
- a CDS encoding Chaperone, putative (Similar to TIGR gene model, INSD accession AAW42812.1), whose amino-acid sequence MSFRVVPPTAQTSTDPHVVSTQATVHPISGTHDTFRYGLKSAAQSVAAGTTSPLQARLEKWSQTQTQLQQSIQRSTFGLAVPMKQAMEVKLVSESLHNPLLEQSTLSGLPIGGSHNLSLEILQGRDESLDADEFMGGSQSMAEVLDVNGALERKRGI is encoded by the exons ATG TCCTTCCGCGTAGTCCCTCCCACAGCTCAGACATCCACCGACCCTCATGTCGTCTCCACTCAG GCTACTGTCCATCCCATCTCTGGAACGCATGACACTTTCCGATATGGCCTAAAATCTGCCGCTCAAAGTGTGGCCGCCGGTACAACGAGCCCCCTTCAAGCCCGATTGGAGAAG TGGTCTCAAACGCAAACCCAACTTCAACAAAGCATTCAACGCAGCACATTTGGACTTGCTGTCCCTATGAAGCAAGCCATGGAAGTTAAGCTTGTATCTGAA TCGCTGCATAACCCCCTTTTAGAACAATCCACTCTTTCTGGGCTCCCCATTGGCGGATCGCACAATCTCTCCCTCGAAATACTTCAAGGTCGGGATGAGAGCCTTGACGCCGACGAATTTATGGGAGGAAGTCAGTCGATGGCAGAGGTTTTGGATGTCAACGGCGCATtggaaaggaaaagagggaTATAA
- a CDS encoding Hypothetical Protein (Similar to TIGR gene model, INSD accession AAW43284.1): protein MSLQDRFASQDSLSLLSGAATLSLITAASQAALAYNLPVVFLILIPLTIILDLYAILFRQLSILTWIVTLLLALLKAPLFFSCLAQLRERGGELNFEGWRGIGGFNRLGGQNSWGMPANMPGAFSDNQPSAAPAPVQPTFPSSGGFRLGGDEEQGEGHPTGAPGRNGYQTIG from the exons ATGTCCCTCCAAGACCGCTTCGCATCCCAGGATTCCCTCTCACTCCTCTCGGGTGCAGCTACGCTGTCTCTCATCACGGCTGCGTCCCAAGCTGCCTTGGCATACAACCTCCCGGTCGTT TTTCTAATCCTCATACCCCTCACTATTATCCTTGATCTTTACGCTATATTATTCCGCCAACTTTCTATCCTCACATGGATCGTCACCCTCTTGCTCGCGCTGTTGAAGGCGCCCTTGTTTTTCAGCTGCTTGGCTCAGCTGCGAGAGCGCGGTGGAGAGCTCAACtttgaaggatggagaggaaTTGGTGGATTTAACCGCCTAGGAGGACAAAACT CTTGGGGGATGCCTGCGAATATGCCAGGCGCATTCAGCGATAATCAGCCAAGCGCTGCGCCTGCGCCTGTGCAGCCTACTTTCCCATCGTCAGGTGGTTTCCGTCTTGGGGGAGACGAAGAACAAGGTGAAGGTCACCCAACTGGTGCTCCAGGAAGAAATGGCTACCAGACGATTGGATAA
- a CDS encoding Nucleolar protein, putative (Similar to TIGR gene model, INSD accession AAW43282.1), which produces MASSLQETAPHQPVALPVSPGNIQKEKKARKRAKKDQPPSEGVLSTESKPDAESERPPRKPRARKSKGGENQLTPVSKSNASAPETKVENEAETKDKKKRRKRESRAGTEAETKESLTEDARVDAPAINDKENDDGKVQEEGKGKENGAEKVEKREKTSDEASKEGKKRKRKAEQPHVEPQTTTAEVSASPVAATTAEGNDEPKEKKPKREKRPKIKSVKGAVDISKQPEVDVQVAPEGSESTTIFTDSSLSDQAKKNIFYAHLFALSQSPSPAPNTPSWKFSKAKQNWLMRNIFNHIEVPETYFEVVLGYLKTTQGHSRNTLVEQAKKILEPPEVPAVESVDPVVEKSTDVAVPLETASPKEEPKVENTTQKQSDNVDPDVPMAEASESASEQLEKEKEKQIKETRARQLLEAMGVAQ; this is translated from the exons ATGGCATCTTCTCTGCAAGAAACAGCCCCACACCAGCCAGTAGCCCTTCCTGTGTCCCCGGGAAATATTcaaaaggagaaaaaagCTCGAAAAAGAGCCAAAAAGGACCAACCTCCGTCTGAAGGAGTCCTATCGACTGAATCCAAGCCAGACGCAGAAAGTGAACGACCTCCTCGAAAACCTCGAGCTCGGAAATCCAAGGGAGGGGAGAACCAACTAACCCCTGTGTCTAAAAGCAATGCGTCTGCGCCTGAAACCAAGGTCGAAAACGAGGCAGAAACCAAGgacaaaaagaagaggagaaagagggagTCTAGAGCTGGTACGGAGGCAGAGACAAAAGAATCTTTGACAGAGGATGCCAGAGTAGATGCGCCAGCCATCAATGATAAAGAAAACGACGATGGGAAGGTtcaggaggagggaaagggaaaggaaaaTGGTGCGGAaaaggtggagaagagagagaagacCAGTGATGAGGCGAGCAAAGAGGGCAAGAAACGGAAGCGCAAGGCTGAACAACCTCATGTCGAACCTCAAACTACGACTGCAGAAGTCTCCGCCTCCCCCGTTGCTGCTACTACTGCCGAAGGAAATGATGAACcaaaagagaaaaagcCCAAGCGAGAAAAGCGTCCCAAGATAAAGTCTGTCAAGGGCGCTGTTGATATTTCCAAGCAACCCGAGGTAGATGTGCAAGTCGCACCGGAAGGGTCGGAATCAACAACAATCTTTACAGATTCGTCCCTTTCTGACCAGGCTAAGAAAA ACATTTTCTACGCTCACCTCTTTGCTCTTTCGCAATCCCCTTCTCCGGCACCTAACACTCCCTCTTGGAAGTTTAGCAAGGCCAAACAAAATTGGTTAATGCGGAATATTTTCAATCATATCGAA GTACCAGAGACGTACTTTGAAGTAGTTCTGGGGTATCTGAAGACTACCCAAGGCCATTCACGAAAC ACTTTGGTCGAACAAGCCAAGAAAATTCTCGAGCCACCCGAGGTGCCGGCCGTTGAATCTGTCGATCCCGTGGTCGAAAAAAGTACAGACGTCGCAGTGCCTCTTGAGACTGCATCTCCAAAGGAAGAACCCAAGGTGGAAAATACGACACAGAAACAGTCGGATAACGTCGACCCTGACGTACCCATGGCCGAGGCATCTGAATCAGCTTCGGAGCagttggagaaggagaaggagaagcaAATCAAAGAGACTAGAGCCCGGCAGTTATTAGAAGCCATGGGAGTAGCTCAATAA
- a CDS encoding Hypothetical protein (Similar to TIGR gene model, INSD accession AAW42818.1; CND04280), whose translation MSTEQDPPAEFRPLLQDTLAAPRLSASKVTHLSRLALHNVAHDHSIVTTLYKLNAALPPASQSRISSLYVFDAIARAAKSAVNKGVGKELTNERGKGTQASLLLKLEGVVASWVDGMIDDGKGGVWVEGREKTRKIVDIWQKGSTFPQPCLDELKVKLANAMASAGSSKYVDGAGVKKELKSSSLASGESKGSGPNSRSTTPPYPPPAYVLAKYTRKSSKNRKLADVKLEQPGQIQPGELPPEVAKLLGIDKGSPKDGKSPTSMTGIPANVAALLPSSSDPSSHSSSPHTVPSAAVASQAPTTPALTINHEQLAALAKFASNSQTRSGEHDFPPFPPPPPHPIPSAVTFHSQPYIPPPKPFSPPAAAARYPASSRDRDPRERDRYSSMSSSSSSPDKHRQNDNWRAGRQGGGGGEKRTRSRSPDRRTNGHRLNMPNRSAISSLGQGRGIVEGDGEEDMALDVSDEEERARGGPTVAQAAYPPSTVPPPYLSAPPPVAPPFPPPSSANAPQQQQQQQTPISISSSLQPTNRRDDLVTLHTFPLQTFDPSSADSWAKLGEAWQNSTGREPEQIELMHWLATGQVMDFKMMRMGMGMGMGTDMDMGMGMMDMSHENGDSSSHVSQGDMNGLSSSATAHPATGLLPASHLSMRGDQWSHTQGQAQWGNNDSWRQQGAEGQGY comes from the exons ATGTCCACCGAGCAGGACCCCCCCGCCGAATTCCGCCCCCTCCTCCAGGACACCCTCGCAGCCCCCCGTCTCTCAGCCTCAAAGGTCACACATCTCTCCCGCCTCGCCCTCCACAACGTCGCCCACGACCACTCCATCGTCACCACGCTCTACAAACTCAATGCCGCTCTTCCGCCCGCATCGCAGTCCAGGATATCCAGCCTCTATGTCTTTGATGCCATCGCACGAGCAGCAAAATCGGCAGTCAACAAGGGAGTCGGCAAGGAGCTCACGAACGAAAGAGGAAAGGGCACACAGGCCAGTCTGCTGCTCAAGCTCGAGGGTGTGGTCGCCAGCTGGGTCGATGGAATGATTGACGATGGCAAAGGCGGCGTGTGGGTCGAGGGCAGG GAGAAGACGCGGAAAATTGTGGACATTTGGCAAAAAGGCTCAACCTTTCCGCAACCGTGTCTAGATGAGCTCAAGGTAAAGTTGGCTAACGCTATGGCGTCGGCTGGTTCTTCAAAATATGTGGACGGTGCGGGTGTCAAGAAGGAACTGAAGAGTTCATCACTAGCGAGCGGTGAATCGAAGGGATCAG GTCCAAACAGTCGATCGACCACGCCGCCTTATCCACCGCCAGCTTACGTTCTCGCAAAGTATACACGCAAGTCTTCAAAAAATCGCAAATTGGCCGACGTCAAACTCGAGCAACCTGGACAGATTCAACCGGGCGAATTACCGCCAGAAGTCGCCAAGTTGTTGGGAATCGATAAGGGCTCGCCCAAAGATGGAAAATCACCAACCTCTATGAC CGGTATTCCGGCCAACGTTGCTGCCCTCCTTCCTTCTAGTTCTGATCCATCATCACACTCTTCCTCACCGCATACCGTTCCCTCGGCGGCGGTAGCCTCGCAAGCACCTACAACGCCGGCATTGACGATTAACCACGAGCAATTGGCAGCTTTGGCTAAATTCGCGAGCAACAGTCAAACTAGAAGCGGAGAGCATGACTTTCCcccctttcctcctcctccgccgCATCCTATCCCATCTGCCGTTACTTTCCACTCACAGCCGTACATCCCACCTCCTAAACCCTTCTCACCCCCCGCAGCAGCAGCACGGTATCCTGCTTCGTCTCGCGATAGAGATCCTCGGGAAAGAGATCGATATAGTAG CAtgtcctcttcctcctcctccccgGACAAACATCGACAAAATGATAATTGGAGGGCGGGTAGGCAaggaggcggaggaggagaaaaaCGCACTCGATCACGTTCGCCTGATAGACGTACGAATGGTCATCGACTGAATATGCCTAACCGGTCAGCTATATCATC ATTGGGTCAAGGTCGAGGTATCGTTGAGGGcgatggagaagaggatatGGCGCTAGATGTTTCcgacgaagaagaaagagcGAGAGGGGGGCCGACTGTTGCTCAAGCAGCTTATCCTCCTTCCACCGTGCCTCCACCGTACTTGTCCGCACCACCGCCTGTCGCCCCACCATTTCCTCCCCCTTCTAGTGCAAATGCACCgcaacaacaacaacaacaacaaacaCCCATATCTATATCGTCTTCTTTACAACCTACGAACCGGCGAGATGACCTCGTCACTCTCCATACGTTTCCACTCCAAACATTTGATCCCTCTAGCGCGGATTCATGGGCAAAACTTGGTGAAGCTTGGCAGAATAGCACAGGAAGGGAACCAGAACAAATTGAATTGATGCATTGGCTGGCAACCGGCCAGGTCATGGACTTTAAGATGATGCGTATGGGTATGGGTATGGGCATGGGTACGGATATGGATATGGGTATGGGTATGATGGATATGAGCCATGAGAATGGTGATAGCTCGAGTCACGTATCACAAGGTGACATGAATGGGTTATCGTCGTCTGCAACTGCACATCCAGCCACAGGTCTATTGCCGGCGTCGCATTTGTCGATGAGAGGAGATCAATGGAGCCACACGCAGGGACAAGCACAGTGGGGGAATAACGATTCTTGGAGGCAGCAGGGAGCAGAAGGTCAGGGGTATTGA
- a CDS encoding Small monomeric GTPase, putative (Similar to TIGR gene model, INSD accession AAW42816.1), whose protein sequence is MGLSLSRIYSSLSSLAFWGKDKEVRILMVGLDSAGKTTILYRLQIGEVVSTIPTIGFNVETVSYKNINFQVWDLGGQSSIRPYWRCYYANTQAIIYVIDSSDTSRLATSRSELLTMLSEDELKTVPVLVFANKQDVEGALSPGEISDKLGLAGQEKGREWSVRGSCAIKGEGLEEGLDWLVNTIQK, encoded by the exons ATGGGTCTCTCACTCTCCCGCATATACAGCTCCCTCTCGTCCCTCGCGTTCTGGGGGAAGGACAAGGAAGTCAGGATATTGATGGTCGGATTAGATTCAGCAGGGAAGACCACCATCCTCTACAGGCTCCAG ATCGGAGAAGTCGTCTCCACCATCCCAA CAATCGGTTTCAACGTTGAAACAGTCTCCTACAAAAATATCAACTTCCAGGTATGGGATCTCGGTGGACAGTCTAGTATCAGACCATATTGGAGATGCTACTACGCCAATACCCAG GCCATAATCTATGTGATTGACTCTTCCGATACCTCCCGTCTCGCCACTTCTCGCTCCGAGCTTCTCACAATGTTATCAGAGGACGAGCTCAAAACTGTCCCCGTTTTAGTATTTGCAAATAAGCAGGATGTTGAGGGTGCGCTGAGCCCGGGAGAGATCAGTGACAAGCTTGGTTTGGCAGGAcaggaaaagggaagagaaTGGAGTGTGAGGGGAAGTTGCGCCATAAAGGGAGAGGGATTGGAAGAAGGACTTGACTG GCTTGTCAACACAATACAGAAATGA
- a CDS encoding Endoplasmic reticulum protein, putative (Similar to TIGR gene model, INSD accession AAW42820.1) — protein MTLYYSICFGLLMAELSLFCTIVCPMPFAIRKKMFHFLSENPVVAKIQYGLKITFIFVAVLFVDALQRMIRIAQEGATAKMKQDMADARTETNYAARRFYAQRNLYLTGATLFLSLLLARVFYIILDFIQVQESYTALQAKTAKASGAAGENEELRNRIAELEAKERDFETLKKQASQQNAEYGRLADEHNKATGVVSDKKSD, from the exons ATGACA CTCTACTACTCCA TATGCTTCGGCCTCCTCATGGCAGAACTCTCGCTCTTCTGCACAATCGTCTGCCCAATGCCATTCGCAATCCGCAAAAA GATGTTCCATTTCCTGAGCGAGAATCCTGTC GTAGCGAAAATTCAATATGGG CTGAAAATAACATTCAT ATTTGTGGCTGTTCTTTTTGTAGATGCCCTTCAAAGGATGATTAGGATCGCGCAGGAGG GTGCGACGGCCAAGATGAAGCAGGACATGGCGGATGCCAGGACTGAGACAAATTA CGCCGCTCGACGATTCTATGCCCAGCGAAATT TGTACTTGACCGGCGCTactcttttcctttccctccttctcgccCGTGTCTTTTACATCATCCTTGACTTTATTCAGGTCCAAGAAAGCTATACTGCTCTTCAAGCAAAGACGGCCAAGGCCAGCGGTGCGGCTGGTGAGAATGAAGAGTTGAGGAACAGAATTGCCGAGTTGGAGGCGAAAGAGCGTGATTTTG AAACCCTCAAGAAGCAAGCTTCACAACAGAATGCCGAGTACGGACGTCTGGCCGATGAGCACAATAAGGCT
- a CDS encoding Casein kinase I, putative (Similar to TIGR gene model, INSD accession AAW42814.1): protein MTSMDLRVGGKYRIGKKIGSGSFGDIYLGVNIVSGEEVAIKLESVKAKHPQLEYESKVYKTLAGGVGIPFVRWYGTECDYNAMVLDLLGPSLEDLFNFCNRKLSLKTVLLLADQLISRVEYIHSRNFIHRDIKPDNFLMGVGKRGNQVNVIDFGLAKKYRDPKTHLHIPYRENKNLTGTARYTSINTHLGVEQSRRDDLESLGYVLMYFLRGQLPWQGLKAATKKQKYDRIMEKKMTTPTEVLCRGFPHEFAIYLNYCRSLRFDDKPDYSYLRKLFRDLFIREGFQYDYVFDWSLQPGVKSSGSTGDDGLQTQDNQRQLRSQTKARDTGGW from the exons ATGACTTCCATGGACCTTCGAGTGGGAGGAAAGTACAGAATTGGCAAGAAGATTGGAAGTGGTTCATTTG GTGATATCTACCTTGGTGTCAATATCGTTTCCGGCGAAGAGGTTGCCATCAAACTTGAGTCTGTCAAAGCTAAGCACCCCCAGCTCGAGTATGAGTCCAAGGTGTACAAGACTCTTGCAGGTGGTGTTGGTATCCCCTTTGTCAGATGGTACGGAACCGAATGCGACTACAATGCCATGGTGCTTGATTTGTTGGGCCCCTCTCTTGAGGATCTGTTCAACTTCTGCAACCGCAAACTCAGTCTCAAGACTGTGCTTTTGCTAGCCGATCAACTTATCTCTCGAGTTGAATACATTCACTCTCGTAACTTCATTCATCGAGATATCAAGCCCGACAATTTCTTGATGGGTGTTGGAAAGCGTGGAAACCAAGTGAATGTGATTGACTTTGGATTGGCTAAGAAGTACCGAGACCCTAAGACACACCTGCACATCCCTTACAGGGAGAACAAGAATCTTACTGGTACCGCACGATACACTTCTATCAACACCCATTTGGGTGTAGAACAATCTCGTCGAGATGATCTTGAGTCATTGGGCTATGTTTTGATG TACTTCCTCCGGGGCCAACTTCCTTGGCAGGGTTTGAAGGCCGCTACCAAGAAGCAGAAGTATGACCGAATTATGGAGAAGA AAATGACTACTCCTACCGAAGTCCTGTGTCGAGGTTTCCCCCATGAATTTGCCATCTATCTCAACTATTGCCGCTCTCTTCGATTCGACGACAAGCCGGACTACTCTTACCTCCGCAAGCTCTTCCGTGACTTGTTTATCCGGGAGGGATTCCAGTACGACTATGTCTTTGACTGGTCCTTGCAGCCGGGAGTGAAGAGCTCTGGCTCCACTGGCGATGATGGATTGCAGA CGCAGGATAACCAACGACAACTGAGGAGTCAGACTAAAGCCAGGGACACCGGTGGTTGGTAA
- a CDS encoding Vacuolar protein, putative (Similar to TIGR gene model, INSD accession AAW43283.1) translates to MRFPLLPLAALELPVPTAHLEWKQANFLSISDSHGWLLGHQHSTWPEPNYSGDYGSFASFVIHMREIADEKGVDLLLVDAGDHHDGSGLVSSSPDSASLAEDIFSMIQYDVITIGNHELYHYADALDIYENQERWGGRYVTSNVNITVEREGEWQSVPIGQTHLKFTTKQGYNVTAFGVIFNFKAHDKGITVQKPSKLARESWFREAIRDAPDYFILSGHMPVRGEIAEFAPVFNAIRDIHPKVPIYIFGGHTHVRDCVQYDERSIGVIPGKYLETVAFTSSSLPSSGGDDRPLDVARSYKWHTNQTSDTFDTKEGRRISLSLQHLASSLNITESLGVSPHNYYLSRHPWGHPRSVLTLFSDKVLPSTVVDHEGGKDQERIIIGNAGSLRFDLFQGVFDRNDELTVSPFTSAFLYTRLPASLARNITDQMNRAGASKLMSKSPMTPYEEEQRVKRIHDKWMYEQWQAYEREIAQEGDTQKVMVDKGKDKPRTLGHVTRDKCPGTGDDIAHIPVPFYPDQPDFISTPFPSVAEDEEIDVVCMDFALDDFLTAVNTLDPARNLEEGMMKPYAKGLRINTVFGKYAQRYWRAGTQE, encoded by the exons ATGAGgttccctcttctccccctTGCCGCTCTCGAGCTTCCCGTACCCACAGCCCATCTCGAATGGAAGCAAGCAAATTTCCTCAGCATCTCGGACAGCCACG GCTGGCTTCTCGGACACCAACAT TCGACATGGCCCGAACCA AATTACTCGGGAGACTATGGGTCTTTCGCATCATTTGTTATCCACATGCGCGAAATAGCAGATGAGAAGGGTGTTGACTTACTCCTTGT CGACGCAGGGGATCATCATGACGGCTCAGGCCTGGTTTCATCCTCACCTGACTCTGCATCCTTAGCGGAAGACATATTCTCGATGATTCAATACGATGTTATTACCATCGGAAATCATGAGCTATACCATTACGCGGACGCTCTTGATATTTATGAAAACCAAGAGCGATG GGGTGGAAGGTACGTTACTTCCAATGTAAATATTACAGTCGAGCGGGAAGGCGAATGGCAATCTGTCCCTATTGGACAGACACACCTGAAATTCACGACGAAACA GGGCTATAATGTCACCGCATTCGGTGTAATATTTAACT TCAAGGCACATGACAA GGGTATAACGGTCCAGAAACCTAGCAAGCTTGCCCGTGAATCCTGGTTCCGAGAAGCCATTCGTGATGCTCCTGATTATTT TATCCTCTCTGGCCATATGCCGGTACGAGGGGAAATCGCAGAGTTTGCACCTGTGTTTAATGCCATCCGCGACATCCATCCAAAAGTCCCTATTTACATATTTG GCGGGCATACACATGTGCGGGATTGTGTTCAATATGACGAACGCTCTATCGG TGTGATTCCGGGGAAGTACCTTGAGACAGTAGCTTTCACATC GTCATCATTACCTTCCTCGGGGGGCGACGATAGGCCTTTGGATGTGGCAAGAAG CTACAAATGGCATACAAATCAAACATCTGATACTTTTGACACG AAAGAGGGGCGACGTAtttctctctcccttcAGCATCTAGCCTCCTCTCTGAACATCACTGAATCTCTCGGCGTTTCTCCTCACAACTACTACCTCTCTCGTCATCCTTGGGGTCATCCACGCTCTGTATTGACCCTTTTCTCGGACAAAGTTTTACCCAGCACAGTTGTCGACCATgaaggagggaaagatCAAGAAAGAATCATAATCGGCAATGCCGGGAGTTTGAGATTTGATTTG TTTCAAGGGGTTTTCGATAGGAATGACGAACTCACAGTTTCCCCTTT CACTTCCGCGTTTTTATATACTCGTCTCCCGGCTTCATTAGCTCGAAACATCACAGACCAGATGAACCGAGCCGGTGCATCGAAACTCATGTCGAAGTCGCCTATGACGCCTTACGAAGAGGAGCAGCGTGTGAAGAGAATTCACGATAAGTGGATGTATGAGCAGTGGCAAGCTTATGAGCGTGAAATTGCACAAGAGGGCGACACTCAAAAGGTGATGGTAGACAAAGGGAAAGACAAGCCAAGAACTTTGGGGCACGTCACAAGGGATAAATGTCCCGGTACTGGCGATGATATCGCGCACATCCCTG TTCCATTTTACCCTGACCAACCGGACTTCATATCGACCCCCTTCCCTTCCGTCGCGGAAGACGAAGAAATTGATGTTGTGTGCATGGATTTTGCGTTAGATGATTTCC TGACTGCCGTCAACACCCTTGACCCTGCCCGCAATTTAGAGGAGGGCATGATGAAGCCGTATGCTAAAGGGCTACGTATCAATACTGTCTTCGGTAAATACGCCCAGAGATACTGGCGAGCTGGAACTCAAGAGTGA